A genomic segment from Phragmites australis chromosome 6, lpPhrAust1.1, whole genome shotgun sequence encodes:
- the LOC133921805 gene encoding probable protein phosphatase 2C 21, producing MGASNSCPGLVTSKVTDGGENVRIKYASSSMQGWCKKMEDAHAVVPDLDRTTSFFGVYDGHGGAEVALLCVRQFHIELRSHPNYHNNLNNAIRSVFFRMDELLQQSNEWRELVNLSDNSNWIQFITNRWPFRKETPYVAPQHTGSTACVAVARGNRITVGNVGNSRCVLSRNGQAIELSTDHKPNHRDERRRIQRAGGRVLRDKHVILEVGGEGGQIAKKFGISLIEGVLATSRVIGDFAFKQNKNLPPAEQMVICNPDLRSMEIADDIELLVIASEGIWECMTSQDVVDFVHEELASGETDLRVICERLVDRGLPSGINTTAILVQFKDGTGAPSPTGSDDDEGEGSRGRDVDPEASEEQGVLHDDTIRRALDFVRSKQVVEGGKSS from the exons ATGGGTGCGTCCAACAGCTGTCCTGGTCTTGTTACATCAAAGGTTAccgatggaggagaaaatgtcAGAATTAAGTATGCATCATCATCTATGCAGGGTTGGTGTAAGAAAATGGAGGATGCT CATGCAGTTGTCCCAGATCTAGATCGTACGACATCTTTCTTTGGTGTTTATGATGGCCATGGAG GGGCTGAAGTAGCATTGTTATGTGTGAGACAATTTCATATTGAGCTTCGTAGCCATCCAAACTATCACAACAATCTGAATAATGCAATTCGGAGTGTGTTTTTCAG AATGGATGAGTTGTTGCAACAATCAAATGAATGGAGGGAATTAGTTAATCTTAGTGATAATAGCAATTGGATACAGTTTATCACTAACCGTTGGCCCTTCAGAAAG GAAACTCCTTATGTAGCACCACAACACACAGGAAGCACAGCATGCGTAGCTGTTGCTAGAGGCAACCGGATCACTGTCGGAAATGTTGGAAATTCTCGTTGTGTACTCTCAAGGAATGGTCAG GCAATTGAATTATCCACTGATCACAAACCAAATCATCGGGATGAAAGACGGAGAATTCAAAGAGCAGGAGGACGAGTACTAAGGGATAAGCATGTTATATTAGAAgtaggaggagaaggaggacaaATAGCGAAAAAGTTCGGGATCAGTCTGATCGAAGGAGTGTTAGCCACCTCCAGAGTGATTG GTGATTTCGCATTCAAGCAGAACAAGAATTTACCTCCTGCAGAACAAATGGTGATATGTAATCCAGACCTTCGCTCT ATGGAGATAGCCGATGATATTGAGCTTCTTGTCATAGCAAGTGAAGGTATCTG GGAATGTATGACAAGTCAGGATGTGGTTGATTTTGTACACGAGGAGTTAGCATCC GGGGAGACCGATCTGCGCGTCATTTGCGAGAGGCTTGTCGACCGCGGCCTGCCATCGGGCATCAACACAACTGCCATACTGGTTCAGTTCAAGGACGGCACCGGCGCTCCTTCCCCAACCGGgtccgacgacgacgagggcGAGGGCAGCAGAGGCCGGGACGTTGATCCTGAAGCCAGCGAAGAGCAGGGCGTCCTGCATGATGATACTATAAGAAGAGCACTTGATTTCGTGAGAAGCAAGCAGGTAGTAGAAGGCGGGAAATCATCTTAG
- the LOC133920481 gene encoding (+)-neomenthol dehydrogenase-like: protein MASSMVCLSSKDKETPPPHRAWWTGETVAVVTGANRGIGHALAARLAEQGLSVVLTARDETRGEAAAAALRARGLRGAVRFRRLDVADPASVAAFASWVRDELGGLDILVNNAGVSFNEIDTNSVEHAETVLRTNFYGAKMLTEALLPLFRRSPTTSRILNISSQLGLLNKVRDPSLRSMLLEEPALTEGRIERMVSRFRAEVEDGTWRGRGWPEVWTDYAVSKLALNAYSRLLAARLEGHGVSVNCFCPGFTRTDMTRGFGRRTAEEAGRVAAELALLQPRELPTGKFFKWRTPQLYSKL from the exons ATGGCGTCGTCGATGGTCTGCTTGAGCTCCAAGGACAAGGAGACGCCGCCTCCGCACAG GGCGTGGTGGACGGGGGAgacggtggcggtggtgacGGGCGCGAACCGCGGGATCGGGCACGCGCTGGCGGCGCGGCTCGCGGAGCAGGGCCTGTCCGTGGTGCTCACGGCGCGGGACGAGACGCGCGGGGAGGCCGCGGCGGCTGCGCTCAGGGCGAGGGGACTCCGTGGCGCCGTGCGGTTCCGCCGGCTCGACGTCGCTGACCCGGCCTCCGTCGCCGCGTTCGCGTCGTGGGTGCGCGACGAGCTCGGCGGCCTCGACATCCTG GTGAACAACGCTGGGGTATCATTCAACGAGATCGACACCAATTCAGTGGAGCACGCCGAGACAGTCCTCAGGACCAACTTCTACGGGGCCAAGATGCTCACCGAGGCTCTCCTGCCGCTTTTCCGGCGATCGCCTACGACCAGCCGGATCCTGAACATCAGCTCCCAGCTTGGCCTTCTGAAC AAGGTGAGGGACCCGTCGCTGCGGAGCATGCTGCTGGAGGAGCCCGCGCTGACCGAGGGCAGGATCGAGCGGATGGTGTCGCGGTTCCGGGCGGAGGTGGAGGACGGGACGTGGCGCGGCCGCGGGTGGCCCGAGGTGTGGACGGACTACGCGGTGTCAAAGCTGGCGCTCAACGCCTACTCCCGGCTCCTGGCGGCGCGGCTCGAGGGCCACGGGGTGAGCGTCAACTGCTTCTGCCCCGGGTTCACGCGGACGGACATGACGCGGGGCTTCGGCCGCCGCACCGCCGAGGAGGCCGGCCGCGTCGCGGCCGAGCTCGCTCTGCTGCAACCCCGCGAGCTGCCCACCGGCAAGTTCTTCAAGTGGCGCACGCCGCAGCTCTACTCCAAGCTGTGA